From a region of the Bacilli bacterium genome:
- a CDS encoding cytochrome c biogenesis protein CcdC, whose product MMNHPGAINLQLFASIGAAFMALMVIIVRIRASRKPTSVMKIVMPTVGMSTGFFMFFYEPMRIPFSWALTAFLVGAVLFSYPLIRTSKFHVVAGKIYVKRSKSFVFILLGLLILRILLHDIIEQYISLEQTGALFFVLAFGMLLPWRIAMLVNYIKLYKTEAWVPVTKTK is encoded by the coding sequence ATGATGAATCATCCGGGAGCAATCAATTTGCAGCTTTTTGCGTCAATTGGCGCTGCCTTTATGGCGCTAATGGTCATTATCGTTCGCATTCGGGCAAGCAGAAAACCGACATCCGTGATGAAGATCGTGATGCCTACCGTCGGGATGTCGACCGGTTTTTTCATGTTTTTTTATGAGCCGATGCGGATTCCTTTTTCATGGGCATTGACCGCTTTTCTGGTTGGGGCCGTACTGTTTTCGTATCCTTTGATCCGCACTTCCAAATTTCATGTGGTTGCAGGAAAAATATACGTCAAACGTTCCAAATCGTTTGTGTTTATCTTGTTGGGGCTGCTGATTTTGCGGATATTGCTGCATGATATAATAGAACAATATATTTCGCTCGAACAAACCGGCGCGCTGTTTTTTGTGCTTGCTTTCGGCATGCTGTTGCCCTGGCGGATCGCGATGCTTGTGAATTATATTAAATTGTACAAAACGGAAGCCTGGGTTCCCGTTACAAAAACCAAGTAA
- a CDS encoding zf-HC2 domain-containing protein, with product MNCQEVAELMHRHLDRDLADAEYNLLQEHVRHCPSCSLLFARLQRLSGELENLPKVTPRYNLVDAILPRLQEMDRIQAEFGGESSRNARAGIRRSRFPWKTAGGIIAAGFIFAFLFFNRQPLHVADEMLQFGNSAQSAASEQDAAVGMNPASGKIKKEAAASRQTSRKANDSLADVAAPNFDRKVVEMSDHQALAEKPRESEEVKFLAAASPTPADAPKSFAPKEADSVVSVNAAETETGSVLGMTTDERTEEAEPPLAKADSPDSTRTAQVRKTDIGFMVVVTDRQNVEIYKSNEYKADTIENLEWSEDGKQLRFYVTGTETGHVTVDFTTGTETMEKN from the coding sequence ATGAATTGCCAGGAGGTGGCGGAATTGATGCATAGGCATTTGGACCGGGATCTGGCTGACGCGGAATATAACCTTTTGCAGGAGCATGTGCGGCATTGCCCCTCGTGTTCGCTGCTGTTTGCACGTTTGCAGCGCCTTTCCGGTGAGCTTGAAAATCTTCCCAAAGTTACGCCCAGATACAATTTGGTTGACGCGATTCTGCCCAGGCTGCAGGAAATGGACCGGATTCAGGCTGAATTTGGCGGAGAATCGTCAAGGAACGCAAGAGCCGGCATCAGGCGCAGCCGTTTTCCCTGGAAAACGGCTGGCGGTATCATTGCCGCGGGTTTCATTTTCGCGTTCCTTTTCTTTAACCGGCAACCGCTGCATGTAGCGGATGAAATGTTACAGTTTGGCAACTCCGCCCAATCGGCGGCAAGTGAACAAGACGCCGCGGTCGGCATGAACCCCGCTTCCGGCAAAATAAAAAAAGAAGCTGCCGCTTCCAGGCAAACTTCCCGCAAAGCGAACGACAGCTTAGCCGATGTTGCCGCGCCGAATTTTGACCGCAAAGTCGTGGAAATGAGTGATCATCAGGCATTGGCAGAAAAACCGCGGGAATCCGAAGAAGTGAAATTTTTGGCTGCCGCTTCACCTACGCCTGCGGACGCGCCGAAATCTTTTGCGCCGAAGGAAGCGGATTCCGTTGTGTCGGTAAACGCCGCCGAAACGGAAACCGGATCGGTTCTGGGCATGACGACGGACGAACGGACGGAAGAAGCGGAACCGCCGCTCGCCAAGGCGGACTCGCCCGACAGCACGCGAACGGCGCAAGTGCGGAAGACGGACATCGGGTTTATGGTAGTCGTAACCGATCGGCAAAACGTGGAAATTTACAAGAGCAATGAATATAAAGCCGATACGATAGAAAATCTGGAATGGTCGGAAGACGGCAAACAACTGCGCTTTTATGTAACCGGGACAGAAACCGGGCATGTAACGGTCGATTTCACTACAGGCACGGAAACGATGGAAAAGAATTGA
- the rpsT gene encoding 30S ribosomal protein S20 produces MPNIKSAIKRVKVSEKNRLHNASQKSALRTSIKAVEAAIAANADNAKEVYQAAAKKLDKAASKGLIHKNAAARKKSRLAKKLNAINAQ; encoded by the coding sequence GTGCCCAACATCAAATCCGCTATCAAAAGAGTAAAAGTCAGCGAAAAAAACCGTCTGCATAACGCTTCGCAGAAATCCGCCCTGCGCACTTCCATAAAAGCGGTGGAAGCTGCCATTGCCGCAAACGCCGACAACGCGAAAGAAGTTTACCAGGCCGCGGCGAAAAAGCTTGACAAAGCCGCAAGCAAAGGTTTGATTCACAAAAATGCCGCAGCGCGCAAAAAATCCCGTTTGGCCAAAAAGCTGAACGCGATTAACGCGCAATAA
- a CDS encoding sigma-70 family RNA polymerase sigma factor: MVEPELIRSAQSGDRDALVSLLRAVENHVYRTAYYILGNEQDALDAAQEALIRIYTKINSYEEKALFKTWVQRIVTNICIDKFRRFKPTVSIEEHNMEFGTENQVEREIVSHAVAEEIQVAIGQLPDHHKAVVVLRYLQDFSYNEIADTLGLPLNTVKSYLFRARQQLQNLLQDYQKGGAHG, encoded by the coding sequence GTGGTAGAGCCGGAATTGATCCGATCCGCTCAATCGGGAGACCGTGACGCCCTGGTTTCCTTGTTGCGCGCAGTCGAAAACCATGTGTACCGGACGGCCTACTATATTCTCGGCAACGAACAAGACGCGCTGGATGCCGCGCAGGAAGCGTTGATTCGCATTTATACAAAAATCAATTCTTATGAAGAAAAGGCGCTTTTTAAAACCTGGGTGCAAAGAATTGTTACAAATATATGCATCGATAAATTTCGCCGGTTCAAACCGACGGTTTCCATTGAAGAGCACAATATGGAGTTCGGCACGGAAAATCAAGTCGAGCGGGAAATTGTTTCCCATGCGGTCGCCGAAGAAATACAGGTCGCGATCGGACAACTGCCCGACCATCACAAGGCGGTAGTCGTGCTCCGCTATTTGCAGGACTTTTCCTACAATGAAATTGCCGATACGCTGGGATTGCCGCTTAACACGGTCAAATCTTATCTGTTTCGCGCGAGACAGCAACTGCAAAATTTGCTTCAAGATTATCAGAAAGGTGGTGCTCACGGATGA
- a CDS encoding L,D-transpeptidase family protein has product MKFAAIASKKARFARLAIALLSLFFAAHATAHTTAHAANATGQAGRKDNPAETPNRCSITVDPTRNRLTLYCRGKELKQYPIALGKPETPSPIGDFIIINKYKNWGSGFGTRWMGLNVPWGIYGIHGTNKPHLIGGDVSGGCIRMRNADVEELYEYIGIGTKVSILGHVLGEPWHDPRRMAKGDSGSTVQIIQSRLKSAGYFHGPINGKFGPQTEQALKAFEAAENLPVDGVISLHDYIRMGLVE; this is encoded by the coding sequence ATGAAATTTGCTGCCATTGCAAGCAAAAAGGCGCGTTTTGCGCGCCTGGCGATTGCTTTATTAAGTTTGTTCTTTGCGGCGCACGCGACGGCGCACACGACGGCGCACGCGGCAAACGCCACCGGGCAAGCCGGGCGAAAAGACAATCCCGCGGAAACACCAAACCGGTGTTCCATTACGGTGGACCCGACCCGCAACCGGCTTACGCTTTATTGCCGCGGCAAAGAGTTGAAACAATACCCGATCGCGCTTGGCAAGCCTGAAACGCCTTCGCCGATTGGCGATTTTATCATTATCAACAAATATAAAAATTGGGGCTCCGGCTTCGGAACGCGCTGGATGGGCTTAAATGTGCCCTGGGGCATATATGGCATTCACGGAACGAACAAGCCGCATTTGATCGGCGGCGACGTGAGCGGCGGCTGCATCCGCATGCGCAACGCCGATGTGGAGGAGCTTTATGAATATATCGGAATCGGCACGAAAGTATCCATTTTGGGGCATGTGCTCGGCGAGCCGTGGCACGACCCGCGGCGGATGGCGAAAGGCGATAGCGGCTCCACCGTGCAGATCATTCAGAGCCGACTAAAAAGCGCAGGCTATTTCCACGGCCCGATTAACGGCAAATTCGGCCCGCAAACCGAACAGGCGTTAAAAGCGTTCGAAGCCGCGGAAAATCTTCCCGTCGACGGCGTAATCAGCCTGCACGATTACATCCGCATGGGGCTCGTGGAATAA
- the gpr gene encoding GPR endopeptidase has product MSNMGLSDYSVRTDLALEAKETAAKTMGEQIPGIKMETEEDGGIKITSITVENEEGMRNIGKMPGHYVTIEVPQLRNQDTELQNQVATKMAQQFEKFLRKINIPKHAKVLIIGLGNWNVTADALGPIVVENVMVTRHYFELMPEQVSPGYRQVSAVAPGVLGTTGIETSEIVQGIVEKTKPDLVIAVDALASKALDRVNTTIQIADTGISPGSGIGNKRRGLNMQTLGVPVIAIGVPTVVYASTIVNSSLELLVEHFKNRTNNTDKILGMLEGLTENERLQLVREVLDPLGHDLLVTPKDIDQFIEDIANIIANGLNAALHEAIGTENVAAYTH; this is encoded by the coding sequence ATGAGCAATATGGGACTTAGCGATTATTCGGTACGGACGGATTTGGCGCTGGAAGCGAAAGAAACGGCCGCCAAAACAATGGGGGAACAGATTCCGGGGATTAAAATGGAAACGGAGGAAGACGGCGGCATCAAGATCACTTCGATTACCGTGGAAAACGAGGAAGGAATGCGCAACATCGGTAAAATGCCCGGTCATTATGTGACCATCGAAGTGCCGCAATTGCGCAACCAGGATACGGAGCTGCAAAATCAGGTTGCGACCAAAATGGCGCAGCAGTTTGAGAAGTTTTTGCGGAAAATCAATATTCCCAAACACGCCAAAGTGCTTATTATCGGGCTCGGCAACTGGAATGTCACCGCGGACGCGCTCGGTCCGATCGTGGTCGAAAATGTGATGGTTACCCGCCACTATTTTGAGTTGATGCCGGAACAAGTAAGCCCCGGATACCGCCAGGTGAGCGCCGTTGCGCCCGGTGTTCTGGGAACAACCGGAATCGAAACCAGCGAAATCGTGCAAGGAATCGTCGAAAAAACAAAGCCGGATTTGGTGATCGCCGTTGACGCGCTCGCCTCCAAAGCGCTCGACCGGGTGAATACAACGATTCAAATTGCCGATACGGGCATCAGCCCCGGTTCAGGCATCGGCAATAAACGGCGGGGGCTCAACATGCAAACGTTGGGCGTGCCGGTTATCGCCATCGGCGTTCCGACCGTCGTGTACGCTTCCACGATCGTCAACAGCAGCCTCGAGCTGTTGGTGGAACATTTTAAAAACCGGACGAACAATACGGACAAAATATTGGGCATGCTGGAAGGTTTGACGGAGAACGAACGGCTTCAGCTGGTGCGTGAAGTGTTGGACCCGCTGGGGCACGATCTGTTGGTTACGCCGAAGGATATCGACCAATTCATCGAAGATATCGCCAACATTATCGCCAACGGTCTAAACGCGGCGCTGCATGAGGCGATCGGAACCGAAAATGTCGCCGCGTATACGCACTAG
- the holA gene encoding DNA polymerase III subunit delta — MDYRKAAKDLAKGTVYPVYICHGAETYLLQEFIGYAVKKLVNPDLVDLAVAKYDLHETPVQAVLDDAETPPFMTERKIIIAQNAHLFTGMKDAFKVEHDVERLNAYLREPAAYTVLIFTLDADKLDERKKIVKTAKETGMVIPFSLLSEMELAQWVERQAEKRNIRLERGAAEQLIAAVGANLQQMAAEMEKLALYAGEGGLITASDVASLVAKNLEQNVFLLVADVVERKVDQALAKLDDLLKQKEEPIKLLMLIARQYRIMLQVKELKERGCSRQQAAAQLQLHPYAVKIAEDQAGKYESARLRDTLCELAELDYAMKCGRIDKVLGLELLLLRLAA, encoded by the coding sequence ATGGATTACCGGAAAGCGGCGAAGGACCTGGCAAAAGGCACGGTGTATCCGGTCTATATTTGCCACGGCGCGGAAACGTATTTGTTGCAGGAGTTTATCGGCTATGCCGTGAAAAAGCTGGTCAATCCCGACCTGGTCGATTTGGCGGTGGCCAAATACGATCTGCACGAAACGCCGGTGCAAGCGGTGCTGGATGACGCCGAAACGCCGCCTTTCATGACGGAACGGAAAATAATCATAGCGCAGAACGCGCATTTGTTTACGGGCATGAAGGATGCGTTCAAGGTGGAGCATGATGTGGAGCGGCTGAACGCGTATTTGCGGGAGCCTGCGGCATATACCGTCCTGATCTTCACACTGGATGCGGACAAACTGGATGAGCGCAAAAAAATCGTGAAAACGGCGAAAGAAACCGGGATGGTGATCCCATTTTCCCTCCTCTCCGAAATGGAACTGGCGCAATGGGTCGAACGGCAGGCGGAAAAACGCAACATCAGGCTCGAACGCGGCGCGGCGGAGCAATTAATCGCCGCTGTCGGGGCGAATTTGCAGCAGATGGCAGCGGAAATGGAAAAATTGGCGCTATATGCCGGAGAAGGCGGCCTCATCACGGCAAGCGACGTTGCCAGCCTAGTTGCCAAAAACCTTGAACAAAACGTGTTTTTGCTCGTGGCGGATGTTGTTGAACGCAAAGTGGATCAGGCATTGGCGAAACTGGACGACCTTTTGAAGCAGAAGGAAGAACCGATCAAGCTGTTAATGCTGATCGCCAGGCAATACAGGATCATGCTGCAAGTCAAGGAACTCAAGGAACGGGGGTGTTCGCGCCAGCAAGCGGCCGCGCAGCTGCAACTGCATCCGTACGCGGTCAAAATTGCCGAAGATCAGGCGGGAAAATATGAATCGGCCCGATTGCGCGACACGCTCTGTGAACTGGCGGAGCTTGATTATGCGATGAAATGCGGGCGGATTGACAAAGTGCTGGGCCTGGAGCTTTTGTTGCTGCGGCTTGCGGCGTAA